Proteins from a genomic interval of Rattus norvegicus strain BN/NHsdMcwi chromosome 2, GRCr8, whole genome shotgun sequence:
- the Tdpoz2l1 gene encoding similar to TDPOZ2, with protein MSGDLEAKISGYTHISVQRFCYKWTISNFSFCMDGIRENITSPVFSLEGNEEVQWCLRIFPNGVDEESKDYLSVSLGLHSCPKSPVLAKVQFWIINAQGEKHQIKEIPNILSFSPKHQWGLRKFILREFLLSRRHGLLPEDQLILCCKVSVVGPSFSTPGHNMTPTNKDPRQELADDIGELWENSLFTDCSLVVAGQEFRAHKAILAARSPVFRAMFEHEMLESLTNRIEIHDIHLQVFKEMMAFIYTGKAPHLHSHSMATELLAAADMYDLQDLKVMCEDSLCRNLSVKTAVPTLILADLHSTELLKTRVMDFIILHASEVSETLEWKSMVESHPHLAEEAFLSLASIQCSSLEPSLKRQKVF; from the coding sequence ATGTCAGGGGACCTGGAAGCCAAGATCAGTGGCTACACACATATCAGTGTTCAGAGATTCTGCTACAAGTGGACCATTAGCAACTTTTCATTTTGCATGGATGGAATTCGGGAAAATATTACAAGCCCAGTGTTCTCATTAGAGGGCAATGAAGAAGTACAATGGTGTTTGAGAATATTCCCAAATGGTgttgatgaagaaagcaaagattacctctctgtttccctgggttTACACAGTTGTCCAAAGAGCCCAGTTTTGGCAAAGGTGCAGTTCTGGATCATAAATGCCCAAGGAGAGAAACATCAAATCAAAGAGATCCCAAATATTTTAAGCTTTAGTCCAAAACATCAATGGGGATTGAGAAAGTTCATCCTTCGAGAATTCCTCCTCTCCCGTAGGCATGGGCTTCTCCCTGAAGACCAGCTCATCCTGTGTTGTAAGGTGTCCGTAGTAGGACCCTCCTTTAGCACGCCTGGACATAACATGACACCTACAAACAAGGATCCAAGGCAGGAGTTGGCTGATGACATAGGAGAGCTGTGGGAAAATTCCCTCTTCACAGACTGCAGCCTGGTGGTAGCTGGACAGGAATTCAGAGCTCACAAGGCCATTCTAGCAGCTCGctctccagttttcagagccatgtttgaacatgaaatgctGGAGAGCCTAACAAACCGAATTGAGATCCATGACATTCACCTGcaagtctttaaggaaatgatgGCCTTCATTTACACAGGGAAGGCACCACACCTCCACAGCCACTCAATGGCCACTGAGTTGTTGGCAGCTGCTGACATGTATGACCTGCAGGACTTGAAGGTCATGTGTGAGGATTCCCTGTGCAGGAACCTCTCTGTGAAGACTGCTGTACCAACTCTGATCCTGGCTGATCTCCACAGCACAGAGCTCCTGAAGACTAGGGTCATGGATTTCATTATACTTCATGCTTCTGAAGTCTCTGAGACTTTGGAGTGGAAGTCAATGGTGGAGTCACATCCCCACTTGGCAGAGGAAGCATTTCTCTCCCTGGCTTCTATACAGTGTTCTTCCTTGGAGCCTTCACTCAAACGCCAAAAGGTATTTTAG